From one Parvularculales bacterium genomic stretch:
- the rpmA gene encoding 50S ribosomal protein L27, whose protein sequence is MAHKKAGGSSRNGRDSAGRRLGVKKFGGEKVAPGMIIVRQRGTKWHPGLHVGMGRDHTLFAKTHGAVTFHVGRGGRQSVSVVPGDIPPAPSQEHAS, encoded by the coding sequence ATGGCCCACAAAAAAGCGGGCGGCTCATCGCGCAACGGACGTGACTCAGCAGGACGCCGTTTAGGCGTTAAAAAGTTCGGGGGTGAAAAAGTAGCCCCCGGCATGATTATCGTGCGCCAGCGAGGGACAAAGTGGCATCCCGGTCTTCATGTGGGCATGGGACGCGATCATACCCTGTTTGCCAAGACCCATGGCGCGGTTACCTTTCATGTCGGACGCGGCGGACGGCAATCCGTTTCCGTTGTTCCGGGCGATATCCCACCGGCTCCTTCGCAGGAGCATGCATCCTGA
- the rplU gene encoding 50S ribosomal protein L21 yields MFAVIRTGGKQYKITSGDVIAVEKLTGAVGDTITLDDVLMLGGDEPVAGTPLVDGAQVSAEIVRQGRDSKITVFKKKRRKNYRRTMGHRQHLTWLKITGLEGPQQAAGKTSTKKAASKTEKTASQTEET; encoded by the coding sequence ATGTTTGCAGTCATCAGAACAGGCGGCAAGCAATATAAGATCACCAGTGGCGATGTTATTGCTGTCGAAAAGCTGACCGGTGCGGTGGGTGACACGATCACTCTGGACGACGTGCTGATGCTTGGGGGAGATGAGCCCGTTGCAGGGACACCCCTTGTGGACGGAGCGCAGGTATCCGCCGAGATTGTCCGTCAGGGACGCGATAGCAAAATCACGGTCTTCAAAAAGAAAAGACGCAAGAATTACCGCCGTACCATGGGACACCGGCAACATCTGACCTGGCTGAAGATTACGGGCCTTGAAGGCCCCCAACAAGCGGCAGGTAAAACATCAACTAAAAAAGCGGCAAGTAAAACGGAAAAAACTGCCAGCCAAACCGAGGAGACCTGA